ATACAaagattcaaaaatttcatAGAATTTAGAAGAATTCGTATCctataaaatttatgtatattcctttaaaatccaTCATAAAAAGAATTGGATAAATGCATTAAAATCTCatcaaatcttttaaaatactGCAAAATTTCTTACTTatgaattctttcaaattcaattaCATTCATGGATTCAATACCATCCCCTAAAGCCATGTACAGATTGACCATCCTTAGTTCCAAGAATTTCTTGTAACATCCCaatttttagtatataattGGAGCCCCGATATAGTTGTCAGTTGTCACTTATAGATATGATGGctttaataagatttttttattaaagtcattttatgtaaatcaaaacaaaaatcaagtttttattcAAATAGTATTGGGCCTACTGAATCAAATCACTATAACGAACCAAAACAAGCTCATAAATTTCCCACTCGTGTAAACCGGTCCAGTCAGATGCTATCCAAACCGGGAGCTTCAAAATCGATTCTCATCGTTCCGCACGATCGAAGCGAAGAAGGAGAGATCTCTCTGTAGCGAAAATGGTAAATCCATATACGTCCATCCCCGGAATTTTGATCGGTTCTTTTTCTTACAGTTTCTGTTTTCATGTTCTTTCCGGTGAGGAGACGGCGAAACCGATTGGGAGTCCGATTCCGGTGGCGATTTACCCGACTTTGTCGGTGTTCACTCTAGCGATTGGCCTCGTCATCACCGCGTTCTTCTTCATGTAAGCTTAAGCTCGATCTGATTCCTGGATCCCCAAATTGTTATTACATTACGACTCAAACTGATCATGGCTAGGTTTTGAGTTATGTAAGGATCATATGTTTTTGTCTGAAAACTTAGTTAAAGGTCTTTTTGTGATAGACTTAGCTTGTGTACATGTGTGAGTTCGGTATCATGTCATGGTTTCAAAGATTCAGAACTTGCATGATTTCTCTGAATGTAACATAGTGAGAGTTGAGGAGACTTGAGACACAAGAAATTTAGATTGTATAATTCTCGTTCACGTAAGAATCGTCAGCCTTTCGGTTCTAGCATGTGGGTTAGTTAGTCTCCAATAGAGAGTTGAAACATTCATATTAACTTTTTTTCCACTGTTGGTTCGATCCAACAAGGAGTGatcaaagtgtttttttttttttttgggtagcTTACACTGACATAACATTTGTGATGCAGCTATGAAGCTACATCATCTAGGAAAAACCGTAGCCTCGGGATGGAGCTCGCATCTGCAACAGTAGCATCTGTTTTCTTGGTATGCCTTTActcttccttcttcattttAACCTTTTTAATAGTGGTCGCAAACCCTAGTGTTGTGGTTTAAAACTGTTCCTCTGTTAATCGCAGGGGTTTGGATCATTGTTTTTGCTACTTGCGAGTGGTGTTTATGTCTGATACTTCTTCCTCAATACTGTTCCCGACTAGTTCATTTAAGGAGTGAAAAAATCAAGAGTTTTGATGAATTAAAAAAgtgcggttaaataataaaatttaaccaacagatttttttttttatcgatggttaattatgctattacaaactTTGAGAAATATTACAAGACGATTCTACGGTCGACAATTCTACCTGTCTTATTAGGATTCACGCCAGACTGCATCATCTTGAGCCGTCTTACGAGATCCATGCCTAGCGGTAGTCCTTGCGCCATGCCGAAGATCTTCTACATGATTTTCTCCATAAATATGCATAATTCGCCTTTGCTGGAATTCGAAACTCAGAACTCCTGATGTAGAAGAATTAATGAATCTTTAGTTAAACCACTGAACTAATGGGGCTTCCATGTTTAACCAACAGATTTAATCCAAGTTTTAATTACTTGACTTGACCCATGTTTTGCACCGTTCAGTTCCGTTTTCAACAACAAAATCAGATAGAAGTTTTGTTTGGTTCTTCACATTTTTCCGGTTCCATTTCAAGAAAACCGGTTCTGTACAAACCAGGTTGGACTGGGCCAACCCACTAGTCCAACAATCTACAGAGCTGTTGTGCAAGCAATCTTAAGGAGAGTTATATAGACAATTAATGTATCCaggttaaattaaaaaaaaaaaactattagctTAAAAACCATGGAGTCAGATTCTGATTAAACTTTAAGCAACCTTAACGGGAATATTCATAATGAGTTTCTCAACCACAgaacaatactattttaatataattttagaaaataattaaaattaacttttattttattttattttaaaaaaattagtacttttttattctatttgattatatatcagctttttttttttaaataaaaaaagactgACATATAGTCAAATGAGTATCTGGATGGAATCAaaaatttctaatttaaaatatgtatcttgCCTCTCtcttctattttatatttttctccgAAGTAATTATTACTTATGTTGACAAGGCTTTCAGACTTGAGTTTTGGTTGGATTtgtttatttacatatatttaatgaCGAGTTTTCCGTCAATTCCAAGAaaatggtgttttacggatggttTCTGGAAAGAGAATGAAGTTTTTCAGGTCAAGGATGGTACAGTACTCTAAAAGGATTTGCGGATTTAATGGGTGCAAGGAATGTTCGGGCTTCCCTTACTCCttttcatgcggagatggaagctttATTATGGGCAATagaatgtatgaaaaacttaCGATAATTTCAGtttacgtttgcaacagattgttctcaattggtgaagatggtttcagaaccagaagaatgaccagcatttgcaagttatttggaagatataaacagcttgaaagagagttttttcCGAGGAGGGATTATCTATGCACCAAGAACGCAGAACAAGAAAGCGGATAGCTTAGCCCGCAGTGCTAGGAAGGAAACGTCTTTTGTAGTTCACATGGATTACGATCCTCCAGTTTAgttcacagagtcaatatgagtccgTAAAgttgatggaaaaaaaaatgacgaGTTTTTATACTCTTAATTATGTATACTAATTTTAATTCGTAAACTGATTTCAACTTGTAAACCGATTTTGTAAACCAATATCAGTTAATAAACCCAATTTCTAATCATAAACAAATTCTAATTTATAAACCATtccaaaataaatcatttttataatttcacgAATTATACGTGACTAAATTAGTCATGAAATATTTGTGAAGAATCAGTCACAAAAAGACAAAATGgttatgaacatttttttttttgtaacacggTTATGAATATATAGTCACGTTTTTCTTTGTTGCTTTTCTTGATTATTTTGTCATTTAGCACGAAATttacaaacaacaacaaaaaacgtaaCTGCAGCTTTTTTTCTGAAGAGTGATAatgtaccttttttttttttttactttctcttcttctttgttatTGTGGAGCAAGAACttatcatttcaaagtttaaacTTTTAACAAGATTTGTCATTTTTTGGTGAAAAGTCAAGATGGATTCGAATAGAGaaagatatattattaaaaaaatccaaaattaaacagattttatttttgtcaaaaaataaataaagaaaataaaccaTTAATCTTacctatttttttatatgactGAGTGGATGATCACTACGCACTAGTCGCCAAGTGCTATCAAAATTCAAAACGAACATGGCCAATACAACCCGTTTATCTAGTAatgaaattcaaatttttaGCAGAAAAAAACATGATCAATACCGAAAAATATAACAAAGATATAAATCatggttattttgttttgttttgctttttcaactgtgtttaaaatttatgaatgcTGTTTTCAATGTTTTAACATGTAAACATAATGTGTATTGTACCAAAATCTTATAACTTTCATTTACTCTCCATTCttaaacaattaaataaatttgtaagaaatattaaaatataatataaattaattttaattttaattttagaaggaAAATAATGAAACTTAAACGATAAGTATAACTAATTAAATacgctaatatattatttattttttataactttttattaaattaaatttgaataagtttccacataattttttttaaaaaattgaagtaTGATTAAATTTCGTAATATGGCAGTTGTTTTATGCTcataaatgttaaaaaaaagtataatttgattttcatAAAGATATAATTACAGTTTTAGAGTTGCAGTTGAATCAGCATTTTTAAATAAAGCTgatattcataaaaataaaacagggcgttataaagtaatatttttttatataaatattaaaatattgtctCAAAATTGACTTCATAACTCTTCACTATATAAGAAGGGAAGATGATCTTACATTATACATACAAAACTTGGTAATATGGCAAATCAAGCCAAACCGAGACCTCTATTACTCGAAAAG
The window above is part of the Brassica napus cultivar Da-Ae chromosome C3, Da-Ae, whole genome shotgun sequence genome. Proteins encoded here:
- the LOC106386267 gene encoding transmembrane protein 258-like isoform X1, coding for METAKPIGSPIPVAIYPTLSVFTLAIGLVITAFFFIYEATSSRKNRSLGMELASATVASVFLGFGSLFLLLASGVYV
- the LOC106386267 gene encoding transmembrane protein 258-like isoform X2; its protein translation is MTAKPIGSPIPVAIYPTLSVFTLAIGLVITAFFFIYEATSSRKNRSLGMELASATVASVFLGFGSLFLLLASGVYV